A window of Babesia microti strain RI chromosome III, complete genome contains these coding sequences:
- a CDS encoding ABC transporter (overlaps_old_locusTagID:BBM_III00330) — protein sequence MYWNIQRILNKELKYVTKRYVCKSYIHLELYRYNSTLNKPPPQYSLLKMMLEEPKTVGPAILSVIFSSGVLLAFPRTLGRLLNDLDTLNLAKCIGLVSLAATASFFKTISATIAMERIATRLRTTTFNSLLRKDSVFFDKTHSTDLANLLSSDITIASSAIHHICTAIRMSITSVFGAGLALYFSPPSLFAVILTPATLGLCLVVIYGRYARKLTRYKAECLGSAIQYAQERLSSIKIVKAFNAQNIEEVNFKRKITDMYMLSRKVALAAGINDALSVAFIGFSVLLISHLSASTVANGIMNIGDISSLLLYTVMSGGGTQGFITSMGNLQNCLGAASRVLEHLHDKELAMIPVPHIITPSGILFDNVKFAYPTRPKKEVLGGLTLNIPAGAKVAIMGKSGSGKSTIIQLLMKLYVPTSGEIYIDGKRIDQIPDDVLRSQISWISQEYPAFSTSIRQNITYPLDTAQENDLQKAYRLSGLTSFIDNLPQRDLTFVGEGGRSLSGGERQRINLARLFLNSRNILALDEPTASLDNQLELEIVKSLKMISNRTVLLITHRTALIDAVDFVITLTSG from the exons ATGTATTGGAATATACAACGCATATTAAATAAAGAACTAAAATACGTTACAAAGAGGTATGTTTGTAAAAGTTATATTCACTTGGAGCTGTATCGATACAATTCGACACTAAACAAACCGCCGCCGCAATATTCCCTCCTCAAAATGATGTTAGAGGAGCCCAAAACCGTGGGACCGGCAATATTATCGGTGATTTTTTCATCTGGCGTACTGCTTGCATTCCCCAGAACACTGGGTCGGCTGCTAAATGATTTGGATACACTGAATCTTGCAAAATGCATTGGTCTAGTATCCCTAGCCGCCACTGCCAGTTTCTTCAAAACAATCTCCGCAACCATCGCC ATGGAACGAATTGCAACTAGACTCAGAACCACTACGTTTAATTCGTTGCTAAGAAAAGATTCTGTTTTTTTCGATAAGACCCACTCTACtgatttggcaaatttattatcaa GCGATATAACCATCGCATCCTCTGCAATACATCACATATGCACAGCCATAAGGATGTCCATAACGTCAGTTTTTG GCGCAGGACTAGCATTATACTTCTCACCGCCTAGTTTATTTGCCGTGATTCTTACACCTGCAACTCTGGGATTGTGCCTAGTAGTGATTTATGGGAGATATGCCAGAAAGTTGACCAGGTATAAAGCTGAGTGCTTGGGCAGTGCCATTCAGTATGCCCAAGAGAGGTTATCTTCCATTAAGATTGTAAAAGCTTTCAACGCACAGAATATAGAGGAGGTTAACTTCAAAAGAAAG ATCACAGATATGTATATGTTGTCCAGAAAGGTTGCGCTGGCCGCTGGCATCAATGATGCCCTTTCCGTGGCCTTTATCGGTTTTTCAGTTCTACTAATTAGCCACCTAAGTGCATCAACGGTTGCCAATG GCATTATGAATATCGGCGATATCTCTTCGTTACTACTTTACACCGTCATGTCTGGAGGTGGAACCCAAGGATTTATTACTAGCATGGGCAACCTTCAAAATTGCCTAGGGGCTGCATCTAGGGTATTGGAGCATTTACATGATAAGGAATTGGCGATGATTCCAGTGCCACACATCATTACTCCATCTGGGATCCTGTTTGATAATGTAAAATTCGCATATCCTACTAGACCTAAAAAGGAAGTGTTGGGTGGATTGACGCTGAATATTCCAGCCGGGGCTAAAGTGGCAATTATGGGTAAAAGTGGATCTGGAAAAAGTACGATAATACAGCTTTTAATGAAGTTATATGTGCCGACTAGTGGTGAAATTTATATCGATGGCAAGCGCATTGATCAAATTCCTGATGATGTGCTAAGATCTCAG ATTTCTTGGATTTCTCAGGAATATCCTGCCTTTTCAACTTCCATTAGACAGAACATCACATACCCATTGGACACCGCCCAGGAAAATGATTTGCAGAAAGCTTATCGGCTCTCTGGCTTAACATCTTTCATAGATAACCTACCACAAAGGGATTTAACTTTTGTTGGTGAAGGAGGAAGATCGCTATCAG GCGGTGAAAGGCAGCGTATCAACCTAGCAAGACTATTTCTCAATAGTCGAAATATACTAGCACTTGATGAACCCACAGCATCACTTGATAATCAATTGGAGTTAGAGATCGTTAAGTCGCTCAAAATGATAAGTAATCGCACGGTTCTACTGATTACACACAGAACCGCATTGATTGATGCAGTGGATTTTGTGATAACTCTCACTAGTGGTTAG